The following proteins come from a genomic window of Malus domestica chromosome 02, GDT2T_hap1:
- the LOC103454683 gene encoding G2/mitotic-specific cyclin-2-like, with protein MVISDENRSNLIRPTNMQGLEVGTGKLGQQQIRQTRRALGVINQSLLGAPAYPCVVNKRPFTQKHEVYEKKQADPAHRPITRKFAAQISNQPSCFEEVKIPKVPNKADETTNSAGFGDCISIFVDEEFKSPEGQAEAMTEDAEPMFLEQEESTLEEANDTKEVEMEDIVEEPLVDIDGGDLKNPLAVVDYVEDLYAYYRRMEGFSCAPPNYLEQQCDINEKMRAILIDWLIEVHDKFELLKETLFLTVNLIDRFLSQHTVVRKKLQLVGLVAMLLACKYEEVSVPIVGDLILISDKAYTRNDVLEMENLMLNTLQFNMSVPTPYVFMNRFLKAAQCDKKIELLSFFLIELSLVEYQMLKFPPSLLAAAAVYAAQCTLHGFKQWSSTCEWHTNYSEEQLLECSSLMVGFHQKASTGRLTGVHRKYSTSKFSYIANSEPAKCLVQNQQL; from the exons GACTAGAGGTGGGTACCGGCAAGCTTGGACAGCAACAGATTAGGCAGACCAGGAGGGCTTTAGGAGTCATTAATCAGAGCTTGTTAGGAGCTCCAGCATACCCTTGTGTTGTTAACAAGAGACCCTTTACACA AAAACATGAAGTTTATGAGAAGAAGCAGGCAGATCCAGCGCACAGACCAATCACCAG GAAGTTTGCTGCACAAATTAGCAATCAGCCATCTTGTTTCGAG GAAGTCAAGATCCCCAAGGTGCCAAACAAAGCAGATGAAACCACCAACTCAGCTGGTTTTGGAGATTGCATTAGTATATTCGTAGACGAAGAATTCAAGTCCCCTGAAGGCCAAGCAGAAGCAATGACGGAGGACGCGGAGCCCATGTTCTTAGAGCAAGAAGAATCAACGCTGGAAGAAGCAAATGATACG AAAGAGGTTGAAATGGAGGACATTGTGGAAGAGCCTCTTGTGGATATTGACGGTGGCGATTTGAAGAATCCGCTTGCAGTTGTAGACTATGTTGAGGATCTCTATGCTTACTATAGGAGAATGGAG GGTTTTAGCTGTGCCCCACCTAACTATTTGGAGCAACAATGTGACATCAATGAGAAGATGAGGGCTATACTAATTGACTGGCTTATTGAG GTGCACGACAAGTTTGAGCTACTGAAGGAGACATTGTTTCTTACTGTGAACCTTATAGACAGATTTTTATCCCAGCATACGGTTGTAAGAAAGAAACTTCAGTTGGTTGGTCTGGTTGCCATGCTTTTAGCATGCAAATATGAGGAGGTTTCTGTTCCCATCGTCGGGGATTTGATTCTTATATCGGATAAAGCTTACACAAGGAATGATGTCCTGGAAATG GAGAACCTGATGCTCAACACATTGCAGTTTAACATGTCAGTTCCAACGCCGTATGTTTTCATGAATAGATTCCTCAAGGCTGCTCAATGCGACAAGAAG ATTGAACTCCTATCGTTCTTCTTAATCGAGCTCTCTCTCGTGGAGTACCAAATGCTTAAGTTTCCACCATCCCTGTTAGCTGCTGCTGCAGTCTACGCTGCTCAATGCACTCTTCACGGGTTCAAGCAATGGAGCAGCACCTGCGAGTGGCACACAAACTACTCAGAAGAACAGCTCTT AGAATGCTCAAGTTTGATGGTGGGATTCCACCAGAAGGCGTCAACGGGAAGGCTGACAGGGGTGCACAGGAAGTACAGTACATCCAAGTTTAGCTACATTGCAAATTCAGAACCAGCGAAGTGTCTGGTGCAGAATCAACAACTATAG